In the Coturnix japonica isolate 7356 chromosome 6, Coturnix japonica 2.1, whole genome shotgun sequence genome, one interval contains:
- the C6H10orf95 gene encoding uncharacterized protein C10orf95 homolog: protein MYQPGFVPREYCPTMIPSPAYTYLPLRTGRAEDPSSSTMFPPIYMHNFYSRPVTFVLDRSSYPDYVGSQVEYHHLYSASNPYFHPYYTWHLPPVVPVPLYNPYANYNPYAAYQRSDQYRDTWPEGFTMRGELQWGRLGKVFGPRKDLPEFVKDDLRRVYGTYPRTNVSITYRKGEFLVKADPKVGEQEYTVEKNVIQRALTPSASEADDSSEDRNRKKKKKQRH from the coding sequence ATGTACCAGCCTGGCTTTGTACCACGGGAGTACTGTCCAACCATGATCCCATCTCCTGCCTATACCTACCTACCACTGCGCACTGGGAGAGCAGAAGACCCAAGCAGCTCCACGATGTTCCCTCCCATCTACATGCACAACTTCTACAGCCGCCCCGTGACCTTTGTGTTAGACAGAAGCAGCTACCCTGACTATGTGGGGAGTCAGGTGGAGTATCACCACTTGTACAGTGCTTCCAACCCCTACTTCCATCCGTACTACACCTGGCATTTACCCCCTGTGGTCCCTGTCCCACTGTACAATCCTTATGCAAACTACAATCCCTATGCTGCCTATCAGAGGTCAGACCAGTATCGAGACACGTGGCCAGAGGGCTTCACCATGAGAGGGGAGCTTCAGTGGGGGAGGCTTGGAAAGGTGTTTGGACCAAGGAAAGACCTCCCAGAATTTGTTAAGGATGATCTCCGGAGGGTTTATGGCACCTACCCACGGACCAATGTCTCCATCACCTACCGGAAGGGGGAGTTCTTAGTCAAAGCAGACCCCAAGGTAGGAGAGCAGGAGTACACAGTGGAGAAAAATGTCATCCAGAGAGCTCTGACCCCCAGCGCCAGTGAAGCAGATGACAGCAGCGAGGACCggaacaggaagaagaaaaaaaaacagagacatTGA